The genomic segment TCAGTCTTGGTAAGGTTTTAGTTTCAGTGTAAGCCCTTCAATACCCTGGACTACCGCTTTACCACCAGTTGGTAATGGAACCTCGCAAACAGCTCTCCATAGCTCGCCGTTAATCAAAACTTGGCCTTCAGTTTTATCCCATCGCTTAAT from the Candidatus Desulfatibia profunda genome contains:
- a CDS encoding NfeD family protein, with the translated sequence IKRWDKTEGQVLINGELWRAVCEVPLPTGGKAVVQGIEGLTLKLKPYQD